The following proteins come from a genomic window of Halorussus halophilus:
- a CDS encoding lamin tail domain-containing protein: MRRRTFLSALAATAGGSAAGIELTGRTFAATGQISEVEFYSTSSMLNANSAPLTDDSYVAAWAEDTATNGDGDGTGDAVLYGEDTPIPLVASDWNVVGFGSMLVTNSDTNWQKGNEEFVLNVWDDALGGSGTVLWDEGHGQYYTRAKSSEFATYAENNGYTVTATSSLSSDLSSADAAVITSPGNSFTTSELSALGDFVANGGWLFLHDQSDYGNYDSTANLNDIAGYLDLAFRFNDDEVLDTIQNAGNDYEPVTTQFNTSFDYFSDRDGLGLDPNKTYTVPVEEVLDGDTVKVTVEGTVESIRILGLDTPEKSANSQYERVQEWEGIESNTYLEAEADKATTFGKDELSGKTVDLVFDSNEPVRDAFGRVLGYLYYDAGSGSRDTLYNHELVKEGHARVYDSGFSKHDQFLASEASARSNGTNVWSESDPSKSSEIRDNPVDDLFFPQTASVRTTAGAVSDSRVPVYAASSASQSLDGGYSYGGDIPLVGVDEGSSVAVVGGPFIDEGYESAEGYSTDTSSYENYVFLTNLVDYLSDNSGDVLIDGGHGQFNAGYGLSAEDAAYYMRYLEGQDTGFEGVNEFTSTNLSGARAVVVTTPPQSFSQSEIDALNSYVADGGAVVLMGSGKTTSEARSNINSLASGLGTDLRVNADTVTDSSSNVGSSSDVPATSNFDTSFPLFDAYTPGTSSDYSVSIPTISEDGATLNDEYVDIANDGSSALDMTGWSVEDEAGNSYQFPGGFTLGAGNTVRLHSGDGTDSSTDLYWGGSYIWNNGGDTVYLFDSSGTQHTTYSY, from the coding sequence ATGCGGAGACGTACCTTCCTGTCAGCACTGGCGGCCACGGCGGGCGGTTCGGCCGCAGGTATCGAACTCACCGGACGGACATTTGCTGCGACCGGACAGATTTCCGAAGTCGAGTTCTACTCCACTTCGAGCATGCTGAACGCCAACAGCGCGCCGCTTACCGACGACTCCTACGTCGCCGCGTGGGCGGAAGACACCGCGACGAACGGCGACGGTGACGGAACCGGCGATGCGGTCCTCTACGGCGAAGACACGCCGATTCCGCTCGTCGCGTCAGACTGGAACGTCGTTGGGTTCGGGTCGATGCTCGTTACCAACTCCGACACGAACTGGCAGAAGGGCAACGAAGAGTTCGTCCTGAACGTGTGGGACGACGCGCTCGGCGGTTCCGGTACGGTTCTATGGGACGAAGGGCACGGACAGTACTACACGCGTGCGAAGTCCTCGGAGTTCGCCACCTACGCCGAGAACAACGGCTACACCGTCACCGCCACGAGTTCGCTCAGTTCGGATCTCTCGTCGGCGGACGCGGCAGTTATCACCTCGCCGGGGAACAGTTTCACCACCTCGGAACTCAGCGCACTCGGTGACTTCGTCGCCAACGGAGGTTGGCTCTTCCTGCACGACCAGTCGGACTACGGCAACTACGACTCGACGGCGAATCTGAACGACATCGCGGGCTATCTCGACCTCGCGTTCCGGTTCAACGACGACGAAGTTCTCGACACGATTCAGAACGCGGGCAACGATTACGAACCGGTGACGACGCAGTTCAACACCTCGTTCGACTACTTCTCGGACCGCGACGGACTGGGTCTCGACCCGAACAAGACCTACACGGTCCCCGTCGAGGAAGTGCTGGACGGCGACACGGTCAAAGTCACTGTCGAGGGTACCGTCGAGAGCATCCGAATCTTGGGTCTCGACACGCCCGAGAAGTCTGCGAACAGCCAGTACGAGCGCGTCCAAGAGTGGGAAGGCATCGAGAGCAACACCTACCTCGAAGCCGAGGCCGACAAGGCGACGACGTTCGGCAAGGACGAACTCAGCGGCAAGACCGTAGATCTAGTCTTCGACTCGAACGAACCGGTTCGAGACGCCTTCGGTCGCGTACTCGGCTACCTCTACTACGACGCCGGTAGCGGAAGCCGCGATACGCTGTACAACCACGAACTCGTGAAGGAAGGCCACGCCCGCGTCTACGACTCTGGCTTCTCGAAACACGACCAGTTCCTCGCGTCCGAGGCGAGTGCTCGTTCGAACGGGACGAACGTCTGGTCGGAGAGCGACCCCTCGAAGTCTTCGGAAATCCGGGACAACCCCGTGGACGACCTGTTCTTCCCGCAGACCGCGAGCGTTCGGACGACTGCGGGCGCAGTTTCGGACTCTCGCGTACCAGTGTACGCCGCTTCCTCGGCCTCTCAGAGTCTCGACGGCGGCTACAGCTACGGCGGCGACATCCCGCTCGTCGGCGTGGACGAAGGTTCGAGCGTCGCCGTCGTCGGTGGCCCGTTCATCGACGAGGGCTACGAGTCCGCGGAAGGCTACAGCACCGACACCTCGTCCTACGAGAACTACGTCTTCCTGACGAACCTCGTGGACTACCTCTCGGACAACTCCGGCGACGTACTCATCGACGGCGGTCACGGCCAGTTCAACGCGGGCTACGGCCTCTCTGCGGAGGACGCGGCCTACTACATGCGGTACCTCGAAGGTCAAGACACCGGTTTCGAGGGCGTCAACGAGTTCACCTCGACCAACCTCTCGGGTGCCCGCGCAGTCGTCGTCACGACGCCGCCCCAGTCGTTCAGCCAGTCCGAAATCGACGCGCTGAACTCCTACGTCGCGGACGGCGGCGCAGTCGTGCTGATGGGCAGTGGGAAGACGACCAGCGAGGCACGGAGCAACATCAACTCGCTCGCCAGCGGACTCGGCACGGACCTGCGAGTCAACGCCGATACCGTGACCGACTCTTCGAGCAACGTCGGGTCCAGTAGCGACGTGCCCGCCACGTCGAACTTCGACACCTCCTTCCCGCTGTTCGACGCCTACACGCCCGGCACGTCCTCGGACTACTCCGTCTCGATTCCGACGATTAGCGAGGATGGGGCGACGCTCAACGACGAGTACGTGGACATCGCAAACGACGGGTCGAGCGCGCTCGACATGACCGGGTGGTCCGTCGAAGACGAAGCGGGCAACAGCTACCAATTCCCCGGCGGCTTCACGCTCGGTGCGGGCAACACGGTTCGCCTGCACTCGGGCGACGGCACCGACTCTAGCACGGACCTCTACTGGGGCGGGTCGTACATCTGGAACAACGGCGGCGACACGGTGTACCTCTTCGACAGTAGCGGCACGCAACACACGACGTACAGTTACTGA
- a CDS encoding VOC family protein — protein sequence MSAITFFGTTNLDRIEEFYQRVGATIWLEQPDCTILKYDNQLLGFCERDEADTEGIVTFVHPDESGVDSMYERLRERAHEEPHENERYEIYQFFAEDPDGRTIEFQTFQHPTEEI from the coding sequence ATGAGTGCGATTACCTTCTTCGGCACCACGAATCTCGACCGCATCGAGGAGTTCTACCAGCGTGTCGGCGCAACTATCTGGCTCGAACAGCCAGACTGCACGATTCTGAAGTACGACAACCAGTTGTTGGGCTTCTGCGAGCGCGACGAAGCGGACACCGAAGGCATCGTCACCTTCGTCCACCCAGACGAGTCGGGCGTCGATTCGATGTACGAACGACTCCGAGAACGCGCCCACGAGGAACCGCACGAGAACGAGCGCTACGAAATCTACCAGTTCTTCGCCGAGGACCCCGACGGCAGGACCATCGAGTTCCAGACGTTCCAGCATCCGACCGAGGAAATTTAG
- a CDS encoding 2Fe-2S iron-sulfur cluster-binding protein, translating to MPTVRFRGTEIECEEGDVLRDVLLDADLSPHNGSAKYLNCKGHATCGTCAVEVHGDVSAMNDAERRRLSFPPHDVDSGLRLSCQTEVLGDVAVVKHPGFWGQHVERGESLAGRDDTSERVESGPNK from the coding sequence ATGCCGACCGTTCGTTTTCGCGGCACGGAAATCGAGTGCGAAGAGGGCGACGTGCTTCGGGACGTATTGCTCGACGCCGACCTGTCGCCGCACAACGGGAGTGCGAAGTACCTCAACTGCAAAGGTCACGCGACCTGTGGCACCTGTGCTGTCGAAGTCCACGGCGACGTGAGCGCGATGAACGACGCCGAGCGACGGCGACTCTCGTTCCCACCACACGACGTAGATTCGGGACTTCGACTCTCCTGCCAGACGGAGGTGCTGGGCGACGTAGCGGTAGTAAAACATCCGGGGTTCTGGGGACAGCACGTCGAGCGGGGCGAGAGTCTGGCGGGCCGTGACGACACCTCCGAGCGAGTCGAGTCTGGTCCGAACAAGTAA
- a CDS encoding DUF7490 domain-containing protein, with protein sequence MNRETLLAGAIVLVVAVSSLAAAVVPGAIASPDDDVREGSLDIQEMTIAPGTVSGGTATLTVDTRLRHWGGQTENVTVFVRAVHLDSGLVETTTEQSVASISDNREVSVVQNLSVERAGGYRIETVVFRDGERIAEGSKEVRGVGSLQPAYARTSVRFHWQNGGGLPPVEYTVSDAEANRTTLNVSTYLTNEGDDASGDLRVVFTARQADSNIVADRAAVSVATLEPGRTGTPSVELAVPSEYNYYLDAVLWKDGVVVGTVRSVANLDPTETLQANESVREVGIEVSDFETDSGKSNSGGEATTLAGDGGSGSTPGFGVVVTALALLGALLLARRNP encoded by the coding sequence ATGAACCGCGAGACGTTGCTGGCAGGTGCTATCGTGCTCGTCGTCGCGGTCTCGTCGCTCGCCGCCGCGGTGGTCCCCGGCGCGATTGCCTCCCCGGACGACGACGTCCGGGAGGGGTCGCTCGACATCCAAGAGATGACCATCGCACCCGGCACAGTCTCCGGTGGCACGGCGACGTTGACCGTCGATACCCGACTCAGACACTGGGGCGGCCAGACAGAGAATGTCACGGTCTTCGTCCGGGCCGTCCACCTCGACTCCGGACTGGTCGAAACGACGACCGAGCAGTCGGTCGCTTCGATTTCGGACAATCGTGAGGTCTCCGTCGTGCAGAACCTCTCGGTCGAGCGCGCCGGTGGTTACCGCATCGAGACAGTCGTGTTCAGAGACGGCGAACGAATAGCCGAAGGGAGCAAGGAGGTGCGAGGCGTCGGCAGTCTCCAGCCCGCCTACGCTCGCACGAGCGTTCGCTTCCACTGGCAGAACGGCGGCGGTCTCCCGCCGGTCGAGTATACTGTCTCGGACGCCGAGGCCAACCGCACGACGCTGAACGTCTCGACGTACCTCACGAACGAGGGCGACGACGCGTCCGGCGACCTGCGAGTCGTGTTCACCGCTCGGCAGGCCGACTCGAACATCGTCGCCGATAGAGCGGCCGTCTCGGTCGCGACGCTCGAACCGGGGCGAACTGGAACGCCCAGCGTCGAACTGGCGGTGCCGAGCGAGTACAACTACTACCTCGACGCGGTGCTTTGGAAAGACGGCGTCGTCGTCGGCACCGTTCGAAGCGTCGCCAACCTCGACCCGACCGAAACACTGCAAGCCAACGAGTCGGTTCGCGAGGTCGGCATCGAGGTGAGCGACTTCGAGACGGATTCGGGCAAATCGAACAGTGGCGGTGAAGCCACGACGCTGGCAGGCGATGGTGGGTCTGGAAGCACGCCCGGTTTCGGCGTGGTCGTGACCGCGCTCGCACTACTCGGCGCGCTGTTGTTAGCACGGAGGAATCCATGA
- a CDS encoding DUF7344 domain-containing protein: MSAEATPSPSERRTNGESDTPADLSTDQTFHLLQTQRRRDALWYLKQHDGPVEMSDMAEQVAAWEYDTTVPELHSNQRQRVYIGLYQTHLPKLDQAGVIDYNQSRGIVERTPLAEEFDAYLEEIYADSDQRNDDDADASDGRWFNWRQGTTLFGAGAFTTFWLNLFQFGSVYSRALGVVLSLALVVLTVFQYAPKGG; this comes from the coding sequence ATGAGCGCCGAAGCGACCCCCTCCCCGAGCGAACGACGCACGAACGGTGAGAGCGATACTCCTGCTGACCTCTCGACAGACCAAACGTTTCACCTCCTCCAAACGCAGCGCCGCCGCGACGCGCTATGGTACCTGAAACAACACGACGGTCCAGTCGAGATGAGCGACATGGCCGAACAAGTCGCCGCCTGGGAGTACGACACGACGGTCCCCGAACTGCACTCGAACCAGCGCCAGCGCGTATACATCGGGTTGTATCAAACGCATCTCCCGAAACTCGACCAAGCGGGCGTCATCGACTACAATCAGAGCCGTGGCATCGTCGAGCGGACGCCACTGGCCGAAGAGTTCGACGCCTACTTAGAAGAGATATACGCCGACTCCGACCAGCGGAACGACGACGACGCCGACGCGTCCGACGGTCGTTGGTTCAACTGGCGACAAGGCACGACGCTGTTCGGTGCGGGCGCGTTCACGACGTTCTGGCTGAACCTCTTCCAGTTCGGCTCCGTTTACAGCCGCGCACTCGGCGTCGTCCTGAGTCTCGCTCTCGTCGTCCTCACAGTGTTCCAGTACGCTCCGAAAGGGGGGTGA
- a CDS encoding helix-turn-helix transcriptional regulator — translation MKKRSTKLARQHFAELLLAACLVLSVCWLPIVGATASGTATEERWITETNRTGDSIIKTVNGTAYVWQSETHSITVNFTAKQSDAHYSVCLYTASSDEQASDENRREIDCQTVSRAENGSVESVTIDAKNRKLNNRTVTVELSKSFSDQDEPLDTRTLDYEVVRKDGDEDRDGLTNAYEVEHDLNITNPDIDKDGYSDGREVKVYGTDPKDRDTDGDGIPDGAEIKNGTNANGTATATETTLGERTSNRTQPRNQTEPPALSVPIRSEFIIAGFIVLGGVSVVLLWRYDERDGQGDHGGRGSDHGGSGSEGGVSMPTSSRADVPTSSTQTPGDAASTQSRSPPSIPDDEVLLTDEDRLYELIYENNGRMKQADIVEEMDWSKSKVSRLLSEMEENGVVNKVRLGRGNVIYLEEATPDAALNPQWARDEADESETDEANGSDDEARNSDDEASGRSESNDGDEE, via the coding sequence ATGAAGAAACGGAGTACGAAACTGGCCCGACAGCATTTCGCAGAGTTACTACTAGCAGCGTGTCTCGTCTTGTCCGTCTGCTGGCTCCCGATAGTCGGTGCGACGGCAAGCGGAACCGCTACCGAGGAACGTTGGATTACGGAGACGAATCGAACCGGCGACTCGATAATCAAGACTGTCAACGGAACCGCCTACGTCTGGCAGTCCGAAACGCACTCGATCACGGTCAACTTCACCGCGAAGCAGTCAGACGCCCACTACTCAGTCTGTCTCTACACGGCTTCGAGTGACGAGCAAGCGTCCGACGAAAATCGACGCGAAATCGACTGCCAAACCGTATCGAGGGCCGAAAACGGGTCCGTCGAGAGCGTCACGATAGATGCAAAGAACCGGAAACTCAACAACCGGACCGTGACCGTCGAACTCTCGAAGTCGTTCTCGGACCAGGACGAACCGCTCGACACGCGCACCCTCGATTACGAGGTCGTCCGAAAAGACGGTGACGAGGACCGCGACGGTCTGACGAACGCCTACGAGGTCGAACACGACCTGAACATCACGAACCCCGACATCGACAAGGACGGCTACTCCGACGGTCGCGAAGTCAAAGTCTACGGGACGGACCCGAAAGACCGAGACACCGACGGAGACGGCATCCCCGACGGGGCCGAAATCAAGAACGGGACGAACGCGAACGGAACGGCGACGGCGACCGAGACCACCCTCGGAGAGCGAACGAGCAACCGGACGCAACCGAGAAATCAGACCGAACCACCGGCGTTGTCCGTCCCGATTCGAAGCGAGTTCATCATCGCTGGCTTCATCGTCCTCGGCGGTGTCAGCGTCGTCCTGCTGTGGCGATACGACGAACGAGACGGCCAAGGTGACCACGGTGGCCGTGGAAGCGACCACGGCGGCAGTGGAAGCGAAGGTGGGGTCTCGATGCCGACCAGTAGCCGAGCCGACGTACCGACGAGCAGCACACAGACGCCGGGAGACGCCGCAAGCACGCAGTCACGCTCGCCACCCTCCATCCCGGACGACGAAGTGCTGCTCACCGACGAAGACAGACTGTACGAACTCATCTACGAGAACAACGGCCGGATGAAGCAGGCCGACATCGTCGAAGAGATGGACTGGTCGAAGTCCAAGGTGAGCCGACTCCTCTCAGAGATGGAGGAGAACGGCGTCGTCAACAAGGTCCGCCTCGGTCGCGGCAACGTCATCTATCTGGAGGAAGCGACGCCAGACGCGGCACTGAATCCACAGTGGGCGCGTGACGAGGCAGACGAGAGTGAGACAGACGAGGCGAATGGTAGCGACGACGAAGCGAGAAATAGCGACGACGAGGCGAGTGGTCGCAGCGAATCGAACGACGGCGACGAAGAGTAA
- the ppk1 gene encoding polyphosphate kinase 1 codes for MDGEQPISDDAQIDDHASTEASSDEPTTPEDRLDPDDSVADSTDDSVADPADESSSVLSDATSDAETPEPSPELPKEPSDSHDEIDLLDPEYYLNRELSELEFQKRVLNEALDERNPLLERVKFLAIFTKNLDEFFRKRVGGLKQQMAAGVTEQTPDGRTPREQWDEVLAMARPMFERQTECYHEEIRPALAEHGVEILDYDDLTDGEREELRAFFESSILPTLTPLTFDPAHPFPHISNLSLSLAVLTREEEGAAPKFSRVKVPQNQPRLVPVGDAHEGEENDRSGESNPLETASDRFVVLEDVIADNLDLLFPNVEIVDYSTFRVTRNAEVGRNEEVAEDLIEMIEEVIEERRFATVVRLEIEDDARSEMRDLLTDKLDLDEREVFERRGPLDFREFMTLLDLDRPDLKLDDWTPKPHPRLTSDRPDEVNIFDEIRSGDILVHHPYHSFTGTVQQFLEEAANDPNVLAIKAAIYRTASDSQVIQTLIDAARNGKQVAVMVELKARFDEQNNLEWAKKLEAEGIHVAYGTIGYKTHTKTSLVVRDESDVADNDPNGGVAQVGHHDGVRIYSHVGTGNYHSETAKQYEDLGLLTADRDVGQDLVKLFNYFTGHSLHKEYRKLLVAPGNMRERFVELIRNEAENARNGDSAKIVAKANRLEDPEIVAELYEASMAGVDVDLLVRDICRLRPDLETVSENVSVYSIVGRFLEHSRIWHFENDDPGYYIGSADMMTRNLDNRVEAVTPIEDSGLQDRLDHVLDTLFSDNTKRWRMNADGSYEQCRPEGRPRLSAQEQFMHEAAEKVNQQRETDPSRR; via the coding sequence ATGGACGGCGAGCAACCAATTTCTGACGACGCACAGATCGACGACCACGCTTCGACTGAAGCTTCGAGCGACGAGCCAACCACTCCAGAGGACCGACTCGACCCCGACGACTCGGTCGCCGACTCGACCGACGACTCGGTCGCCGACCCGGCCGACGAGTCTAGTTCGGTTCTTTCGGACGCCACATCGGACGCCGAGACTCCTGAACCGTCGCCTGAACTTCCGAAAGAGCCGTCCGACTCTCACGACGAAATCGACCTCTTGGACCCGGAGTACTACCTCAACCGGGAACTCAGCGAACTAGAGTTCCAGAAGCGAGTCCTGAACGAAGCACTGGACGAGCGCAACCCCTTACTTGAGCGGGTGAAGTTCCTCGCCATCTTCACGAAGAACTTAGACGAGTTCTTCCGCAAGCGCGTCGGTGGGCTGAAACAGCAGATGGCCGCAGGCGTGACCGAACAGACGCCGGACGGCCGGACACCTCGCGAACAGTGGGACGAAGTGCTGGCGATGGCGCGACCGATGTTCGAGCGCCAGACGGAGTGCTACCACGAGGAGATTCGCCCGGCGCTGGCCGAACACGGCGTCGAGATACTGGACTACGACGACCTCACTGACGGCGAACGCGAGGAGCTTCGAGCGTTTTTCGAGAGTTCTATCCTGCCGACGCTGACGCCGCTGACGTTCGACCCCGCGCATCCGTTTCCGCACATCTCGAACCTGAGCCTCTCGCTCGCGGTGCTGACCCGCGAAGAGGAAGGCGCAGCGCCGAAGTTCTCGCGAGTCAAGGTGCCACAGAACCAACCGCGACTAGTTCCGGTCGGTGACGCCCACGAAGGCGAGGAGAACGACCGGAGTGGCGAGAGTAATCCACTCGAAACCGCTTCCGACCGGTTCGTCGTCCTCGAAGACGTCATCGCAGACAACCTCGACCTGCTGTTCCCGAACGTCGAAATCGTGGATTATTCGACGTTCCGCGTCACCCGGAACGCCGAAGTCGGTCGGAACGAGGAGGTCGCAGAGGACCTCATCGAGATGATAGAGGAGGTCATCGAAGAGCGGCGGTTCGCCACCGTCGTCCGACTCGAAATCGAAGACGATGCGCGGTCGGAGATGCGCGACCTGCTGACGGACAAACTCGACCTGGACGAGCGTGAGGTTTTCGAACGCCGAGGACCCCTCGACTTCCGCGAGTTCATGACCCTTCTCGACCTCGACCGACCGGACCTGAAGTTGGACGACTGGACGCCCAAGCCCCACCCGCGACTGACGAGCGATAGGCCGGACGAGGTGAACATCTTCGACGAGATTCGGTCTGGCGACATCCTCGTCCACCACCCGTACCACTCCTTCACCGGCACGGTCCAGCAGTTCCTCGAAGAAGCCGCCAACGACCCAAATGTCCTCGCCATCAAGGCGGCAATCTACCGTACTGCGAGTGACTCACAGGTCATTCAGACGCTCATCGACGCGGCCCGGAACGGCAAGCAGGTCGCGGTGATGGTCGAACTGAAAGCCCGATTCGACGAGCAGAACAACTTGGAGTGGGCCAAGAAGCTCGAAGCGGAGGGCATCCACGTCGCTTACGGGACGATTGGCTACAAGACCCACACCAAGACGTCGCTGGTCGTGCGCGACGAGTCCGACGTGGCCGATAACGACCCGAACGGCGGAGTCGCACAAGTCGGCCACCACGACGGCGTGCGAATCTACTCGCACGTCGGCACCGGCAACTACCACTCCGAGACCGCCAAGCAGTACGAAGACCTCGGACTGCTCACTGCAGACCGGGACGTGGGCCAAGACCTCGTGAAGTTGTTCAACTACTTCACGGGCCACTCGCTGCACAAGGAGTATCGCAAGCTACTGGTCGCACCGGGCAACATGCGCGAGCGGTTCGTGGAACTCATCCGGAACGAAGCAGAGAATGCCCGTAACGGCGACTCGGCGAAGATAGTCGCCAAGGCGAACCGCCTCGAAGACCCCGAAATCGTCGCGGAACTGTACGAAGCGTCGATGGCAGGCGTAGACGTTGACCTTCTCGTTCGAGACATCTGCCGGCTTCGCCCCGACTTAGAGACGGTGAGCGAGAACGTCTCGGTCTACAGCATCGTCGGTCGGTTCCTCGAACACTCCCGCATCTGGCACTTCGAGAACGACGACCCGGGCTACTACATCGGGTCGGCAGACATGATGACCAGAAACCTCGACAACCGCGTGGAAGCGGTCACGCCTATCGAGGACTCGGGGCTGCAGGACCGACTCGACCACGTCCTCGATACACTGTTCTCCGACAACACGAAGCGCTGGCGGATGAACGCCGACGGTAGCTACGAGCAGTGTCGTCCCGAGGGCAGACCGCGTCTCAGTGCCCAAGAGCAGTTCATGCACGAAGCCGCCGAGAAGGTAAACCAGCAACGAGAGACCGACCCGAGTCGTCGATAA
- a CDS encoding metallophosphoesterase encodes MSAPQLKRRESDARPTFGEGVEPRHERIDVEEWEEIYVVGDVHGCRAEFEQLLDRLDLRDDELVVLVGDLVRKGPDSAGVLELVKERENVKSVLGNNEDKLVRGDKDIGLSEKLSEFVHSLPLVISWEGAMVVHGGIDPKQEYADHDPQELLNMRAPYAEGSSYDGPFWYDDFQGPQRVFFGHTVHEAPMERDHAVALDTGCVYGGQLTAYDYFGDDVITVPAFETYQGRSDDKIVDTESDHSPAF; translated from the coding sequence ATGAGCGCCCCACAGCTAAAGCGACGCGAGAGCGACGCACGACCGACCTTCGGGGAAGGCGTCGAGCCTCGACACGAGCGCATCGACGTCGAAGAGTGGGAAGAAATCTACGTCGTCGGGGACGTACACGGCTGTCGAGCGGAGTTCGAGCAGTTGCTCGACAGACTCGACTTGCGCGACGACGAACTGGTCGTCCTCGTCGGCGACCTCGTCCGAAAAGGTCCAGACAGCGCGGGTGTCCTCGAACTCGTGAAAGAGCGCGAGAACGTCAAGAGCGTGCTGGGAAACAACGAAGACAAACTCGTTCGCGGCGACAAGGACATCGGTCTCTCCGAGAAGCTATCAGAGTTCGTCCACTCGCTCCCGCTCGTCATCTCGTGGGAGGGTGCGATGGTCGTCCACGGTGGCATCGACCCGAAGCAGGAGTACGCCGACCACGACCCGCAGGAGTTGCTGAACATGCGCGCGCCGTACGCCGAGGGAAGTTCGTACGACGGCCCGTTCTGGTACGACGACTTCCAGGGACCACAACGCGTCTTCTTCGGTCACACGGTCCACGAAGCACCGATGGAGCGCGACCACGCAGTCGCGCTCGACACCGGATGCGTCTACGGCGGCCAGTTGACCGCCTACGACTACTTCGGCGACGACGTTATTACCGTTCCTGCCTTCGAAACGTACCAAGGGCGGAGTGACGACAAGATCGTCGATACCGAGAGCGACCACTCGCCCGCGTTTTAG
- a CDS encoding FxsA family protein has protein sequence MVKRILAGLLLIPFLDALFLVYVATELGPVLTVALVVLTALVGMVFVRAEGRHTIRKLQKNLGKGEVPTDELTDGALLIAAGAFLLTPGLVTDTVGFLLAFPPSRIVVRKAVQKWVVKPYVEKKTGGFATGNVYTFGFPNPEDAASGAGAGSTGSSGSSGGSSGDTYRMDDDSYDIEFEDDDEQA, from the coding sequence ATGGTGAAGCGGATACTGGCCGGACTACTGCTCATCCCCTTCCTCGACGCCCTGTTCCTCGTCTACGTGGCGACGGAACTGGGGCCAGTGCTGACCGTCGCCCTGGTCGTGCTGACTGCGCTCGTCGGGATGGTGTTCGTCCGAGCAGAGGGCCGACACACGATTCGAAAACTCCAGAAGAACCTCGGGAAAGGAGAGGTCCCGACCGACGAGTTGACCGACGGCGCGCTCCTCATCGCCGCGGGTGCGTTCCTGCTGACACCGGGTCTCGTCACCGACACGGTCGGGTTCCTGCTCGCGTTCCCGCCGTCGCGCATCGTCGTCCGCAAAGCCGTCCAGAAGTGGGTCGTCAAACCCTACGTCGAGAAGAAGACCGGCGGCTTCGCGACGGGGAACGTCTACACCTTCGGCTTCCCGAACCCCGAGGACGCGGCGTCCGGCGCGGGCGCTGGTTCGACAGGCAGTAGCGGGTCGTCCGGTGGTAGTTCTGGCGACACCTACCGGATGGACGACGACTCGTACGACATCGAGTTCGAAGACGACGACGAGCAGGCGTAG